DNA from Odocoileus virginianus isolate 20LAN1187 ecotype Illinois chromosome 25, Ovbor_1.2, whole genome shotgun sequence:
TTGGCTCCAAATTCAGCCTTTTTTCCATGACAAGAGGCTACCTTCACACATGCCCCAGgagcctaccagattcctctgaGAACACTGGATGTCCCATGACCTTGCCTGGAGCATAAAGTTTTCCAGTGAAGGGTGAGTAGGGCTAAAAGCTGCTACCCCTGCTCATCTCAGAGCATCAGGAAGTCTGAGCAGGAAACAGGATGCTGGCTTTTGGGCACCAACCCCCTGCACCTGTGGCTCAGTGATGCTCTTTCAGCCCCACTCAAGGGCTGGACTCATCTCTCAAGGTTCCAAGTAAGCCCAAAGCTGCTCCCTCAAGCAAGAAGTTTGAGCCTCAGCTGCGGAGGCCTCCTTGCCTCGACTTTCAAGGGATCTCTTGGATTTCAGTGTAGGGGCTGCTGTTCCCACCCTTTGTCTCCAGGCTGGCCTTGTTGGGCTGCAGGATAGCTCTGTTGCTAATGGTCAGTGAAGAGCATCTGGCTGCCTTGCTCTGGAGCCCTTTCTTTTCAAGTTCAAATGTCAGGTTTGAGTAATAAATGTCTTCCAAagacttttcattctttctgagtaTGTTGCTGGCCAATTGGAAGAGGAAAATCACCCCGTAGATGCCAAAGATGGTGAGGATATACCAAGCGGCGCTGGTCCCATCCGGAAGCTTCAGGGCCCTGGTGGAGTTGCTGCTGTTTCTTCCCTCCGTGTGGCCCCCTAGCAGGTGCCCCAGGACGGGGCCGGCTTGGGTCTGGTTGGGGGCTGCCCAATCCCCTAAGAAACAGAGACGTCCGCGTGAGACCCACATTCTGGGCTGAAGGCTGCCTGGCCAAGCCAGTGGCAGTGTGTTCACATCAGTGGGGAAATGGGACTGCTGAAAGAGGCTTTTTCTGCTCAATAGGTAGAATCCTAACAACATACatgtcaatatattaaaaaaatttttttttaattggagcatcattgctttacaacattgtgtgcatttctgctgcacaatgaagCGAATCAgctgtatgcatacacacatccccttcctcttgacccttcctcccacccccgccaGCCCATCtcttaggtcatcacagaggctgagctgagctccctgtgccaaACAGcatcttctcagttcagttcagttcagtggctcagtcttgtctgactctgtgaccccatagactgcagcgctattttactgtatttactattttacacatagtagtgtatatatatgtcaatcctaatctcccagttctccccaccctctccttcctccagtgTGTCCACAGGTcaattctctacatctgtatctctattcctgccctgcaaataggctgaTCTGTATTATTGTTTAGAGTTCAGAACATCAAGTTCTTGAAAAGGAGACACAACATCATAATGATATCCATTTTCTCTGAGATAATCTATACAAATTAACATGATtgcaataaaaacataaataggaTTTCTTTGTGAAATAAACAAGCTACGCATACTGAAAAAGCAACTGTCAAGACTAATTAGGAGACCTCTGAAAGGAAGAGTTGAAATGAGTGGAAATTAGTCTAGCAAGAAATTTAAAACTAGCCAGCCAGAAAAATAAGTTTACTATTTTTTTGAATGAACAAGTGCTTTATTTGCCCAGAGTCCAGCTGGGGCTTACTGGGCTTTGCAAATGGCATGAGGGGCTCTTCCAAACCAGCTGCAACTTTTCCCTGAAAAGTCTTCCCTGTAAAACTACAATAACTAAAACAGTATGACAAGATACATAGACTGGCAGACCAAACAGAGTAAAACATCACTAGAGCAGGAGTTGGAATTTGGTAGATAAAGGGGCATTGTGATCAGGAGAGAAAAGATGGAATTTTCAATAAGTAGCGTTAAAACAAGATAATAACGAATCTACATCTCTCATCTCATCTCTCTCACCCAAAACAGTCcagataaatgaaatattttaatattaaaaataatttaaaggttttaatattaaaaactatttaaaatactagaaaataaCATGGtagttttttccccccttatcATCTCTTGGGGGCTTCCtgtgtagctcagttggtaaagcatctgcccacagtgtgggagacttgggttcaattcctaggtatggaagtccccctggagaagaagatggcagcccattccagtattcttgcctggagaattccatggacagaagagcctggtgggctacagttcatgggatcggaagagtcagacacaacttagcactatGCTTATCATCTCAGAGTGGGATATCCCTTTCTAAGCATAACACAAAAAGTCAGaggtggaaaaaaagaagaaagaaaatgttaaatccAACTACACAAAAAAAGTTTAAGTGATGGCATACGAAAGACAAATgacaaactaga
Protein-coding regions in this window:
- the SMIM34 gene encoding small integral membrane protein 34; amino-acid sequence: MEWDWAAPNQTQAGPVLGHLLGGHTEGRNSSNSTRALKLPDGTSAAWYILTIFGIYGVIFLFQLASNILRKNEKSLEDIYYSNLTFELEKKGLQSKAARCSSLTISNRAILQPNKASLETKGGNSSPYTEIQEIP